A region from the Candidatus Binatota bacterium genome encodes:
- a CDS encoding 2,3-diphosphoglycerate-dependent phosphoglycerate mutase, translating to MGTLVLVRHGQSQWNLENRFTGWVDVPLSEQGRVEAGRAGQALKQTGLRFDRAFSSELIRACDTLDIMLSVLGQEDLAITRNAALNERHYGDLQGLDKGETIEKYGAEQVHTWRRSYDVPPPGDEGESLKDTAERTLPWFTANIIPPVKAGERVLVAAHGNSLRSVVMQLDELSREQVLDLNIATGTPLVYEIDADGKVLSSEVLSL from the coding sequence ATGGGCACCCTCGTACTGGTAAGACACGGACAGTCTCAGTGGAATCTCGAAAACCGCTTCACCGGTTGGGTCGACGTGCCGCTCAGCGAGCAGGGCCGCGTGGAGGCGGGCCGTGCAGGGCAGGCGCTCAAGCAAACGGGCCTCCGGTTCGACCGGGCCTTCAGCTCCGAGCTCATCCGCGCCTGCGACACCCTGGACATCATGCTTTCGGTGCTGGGGCAGGAAGACCTCGCCATCACCCGCAACGCGGCTCTCAACGAGCGCCACTACGGTGATCTGCAGGGCCTGGACAAGGGCGAGACCATCGAGAAGTACGGAGCCGAGCAGGTGCACACCTGGCGGCGCAGCTACGACGTGCCGCCGCCGGGCGACGAGGGCGAAAGTCTCAAGGACACCGCCGAGCGAACCCTGCCCTGGTTTACCGCCAACATAATTCCCCCCGTCAAGGCGGGCGAGCGTGTGCTCGTGGCCGCGCACGGCAACAGCCTGCGCTCGGTTGTCATGCAGCTGGACGAACTCAGCCGCGAGCAGGTACTCGATCTCAACATCGCCACCGGCACGCCGTTGGTCTACGAGATCGACGCTGACGGCAAGGTGCTCTCGAGTGAGGTCCTGTCGCTATGA
- a CDS encoding flippase-like domain-containing protein, with product MSNSQRIWLRSAVGIGLGAACLWAVAARVDPDELAASFSRLRPGWLVVAVFISLGIQLLRAWRWKVELSVLAELGYWTTWKVVSVSYMMINVLPFRLGEPVRPLLMAWKSGLRVPAIVGNWVFEKMMDAAAMVFFVHLALLSADLPDWAGAASRGSLALFGLMVALVAGYWLGGDQLIDSALGRLLPTNASRKVSAALSSAREGLSVLPNTGLVALVALLTLALWSLPVLSSWVLILAFDFDLPFAAALAVFVAIGAGTALPNPPGMVGVFQVATVVALGLFGVPLADAVAYGLLLNAIQLLTLVAQGLVALPLLGPGAGEATRRALSEDAVSS from the coding sequence ATGAGCAACAGCCAACGAATCTGGCTGCGTTCGGCCGTGGGCATCGGGCTCGGTGCCGCTTGCCTGTGGGCGGTAGCAGCGCGGGTTGACCCCGATGAGCTGGCCGCTTCGTTCTCGCGCCTGAGGCCCGGCTGGCTGGTGGTGGCAGTCTTCATCAGCCTGGGCATACAACTGCTCAGGGCCTGGCGCTGGAAGGTCGAACTGTCGGTGCTGGCCGAGCTGGGCTACTGGACCACCTGGAAGGTAGTGTCGGTGTCTTACATGATGATCAACGTGCTGCCCTTCAGGCTGGGCGAGCCCGTGCGACCGCTGCTCATGGCGTGGAAGTCGGGCCTGCGCGTGCCGGCCATCGTGGGCAACTGGGTTTTCGAAAAGATGATGGATGCCGCCGCCATGGTGTTCTTCGTGCACCTGGCGCTGCTGTCGGCCGACCTGCCCGACTGGGCGGGTGCAGCGTCGCGAGGCAGCCTGGCCTTGTTCGGCCTGATGGTGGCGCTGGTAGCGGGCTACTGGCTGGGCGGCGACCAACTCATCGACTCGGCGCTCGGCCGCCTGCTGCCCACGAACGCTTCGCGCAAGGTGAGCGCCGCGCTGTCATCGGCCCGCGAGGGACTGAGCGTGCTGCCCAACACCGGCCTGGTGGCGTTGGTGGCCCTGCTGACGCTGGCCCTGTGGTCGCTGCCCGTGCTGTCGAGCTGGGTGCTGATACTGGCCTTTGATTTCGACCTTCCCTTTGCCGCCGCACTGGCTGTGTTCGTAGCCATCGGTGCAGGCACTGCCCTGCCCAATCCGCCGGGCATGGTGGGCGTATTCCAGGTGGCCACGGTGGTGGCACTCGGGCTGTTCGGGGTGCCGCTGGCCGACGCGGTGGCTTACGGGCTGCTGCTCAACGCCATACAACTGCTCACCCTGGTGGCCCAGGGACTGGTGGCGCTGCCCCTGCTGGGGCCGGGTGCCGGCGAGGCCACCCGCCGCGCACTGTCCGAAGACGCTGTGTCTTCCTGA
- a CDS encoding NAD(+)/NADH kinase, whose protein sequence is MSYTAKTRYRKVGIVARPGSDEAVAAARRLAAWLGKRGLEVLAHESWATGDRLPGLDRRRMLREADLVVVLGGDGSLLGTARLSGPSAAAVVGINHGNFGFLAGSDRGSLYRTMERVLSGQCSPDPRSMLSVRVRRGGRIVLRSQALNDAVITRGTPSRLLELEADVDGDYLCTWQGDGLIVATPTGSTAYSLSSGGPIVQPSVAALVLTPISPHTLTSRPLVVPDRSLIEIKVAGEGPALLTMDGQQSVDLDNGDVVELSRSRNRAVILGLGEESFFSLLRRKMNWGMRGR, encoded by the coding sequence ATGTCGTATACGGCAAAAACGCGTTACCGCAAGGTGGGTATCGTGGCTCGCCCGGGTTCCGACGAGGCCGTGGCGGCCGCCCGTCGCCTGGCCGCCTGGCTGGGCAAACGCGGGCTGGAGGTGCTGGCGCACGAATCCTGGGCCACCGGCGATCGCCTGCCGGGGCTGGACCGCCGGCGTATGCTCCGGGAGGCCGACCTCGTTGTGGTGCTGGGTGGCGACGGCAGCCTGCTGGGTACCGCGCGCCTGTCGGGCCCATCGGCGGCGGCCGTGGTGGGCATCAATCACGGCAACTTCGGATTTCTCGCCGGCTCTGACCGCGGCAGCCTCTACCGCACCATGGAGCGGGTGCTTTCGGGCCAGTGCAGTCCCGACCCGCGCAGCATGCTGTCGGTGCGCGTAAGGCGCGGAGGCCGGATCGTGCTACGCAGCCAGGCGCTAAACGACGCGGTGATCACCCGTGGCACACCCTCGCGCCTGCTCGAGCTCGAGGCCGACGTCGACGGCGACTACCTCTGCACCTGGCAGGGCGACGGACTTATCGTGGCTACGCCTACCGGCTCGACGGCCTACTCGCTGTCTTCGGGCGGGCCGATCGTACAGCCGTCGGTGGCGGCGCTGGTGCTCACTCCCATATCGCCACACACGCTGACCAGCCGGCCGCTGGTGGTACCAGACCGGTCGTTGATCGAGATCAAGGTGGCGGGCGAGGGACCAGCCCTGCTGACCATGGACGGGCAGCAGTCGGTGGACCTGGACAACGGCGACGTGGTGGAGCTGTCGCGCTCGCGCAACCGCGCGGTGATACTCGGCCTGGGCGAGGAGTCGTTCTTCTCGTTGCTCAGGCGAAAGATGAACTGGGGTATGCGCGGCCGCTGA
- a CDS encoding replication-associated recombination protein A — protein MTKPLQSSLFASADDAGRVPLAERMRPRSVDELVGQAAALGPESFLGRILRGAPPRSCILWGPPGSGKTTVSGLLTARDDVELETLSAVLSGVKDLRLLFERARQRRELEGRGTLLFVDEIHRFNKAQQDAFLPHVESGNVVLVGATTENPSFEVNGPLLSRCRVVVLGPLDAEDISLLVDKALADEDRGLGKLGLALEDDAREFLCRQAGGDARVALGAIEAAADQALATDTRLLSTALIEQGLQKKALAYDRAGEEHYNVISAFIKSMRAGDVDAALYWLARMLEAGEDAMFVARRMVVFASEDVGLADPAALSLAVAVKDAVHFVGLPEAAINLSHGVAYLARAAKSRASHDAMLAATAEVSETGSLAVPRHLRNAPTQLMKDLGYGQAADDASGNLPAGVARKKFFSEG, from the coding sequence GTGACCAAGCCCCTGCAGTCTTCGCTCTTTGCCTCGGCCGATGACGCTGGCCGCGTACCGCTGGCCGAACGCATGCGTCCGCGCTCGGTGGACGAGCTCGTGGGACAGGCCGCAGCCCTCGGCCCGGAATCTTTCCTCGGGCGCATTCTCAGGGGCGCGCCGCCGCGCTCGTGCATATTGTGGGGGCCACCGGGCAGCGGCAAGACCACCGTGTCGGGGTTGCTGACGGCCCGCGACGACGTGGAGCTTGAGACCCTGTCGGCCGTGTTGAGCGGGGTCAAAGACCTGCGCCTGCTGTTCGAACGCGCCCGCCAACGCCGCGAACTCGAGGGCCGCGGCACGCTGCTGTTCGTTGACGAGATACACCGCTTCAACAAGGCCCAGCAGGATGCATTCCTGCCTCACGTGGAGTCGGGCAACGTGGTGCTGGTGGGCGCCACCACCGAGAACCCGTCGTTCGAGGTCAACGGTCCGCTGCTGTCACGCTGCCGCGTGGTGGTGCTTGGGCCACTCGACGCCGAGGATATATCACTGCTGGTCGACAAGGCGTTGGCCGACGAGGACAGGGGCCTGGGCAAGCTCGGCCTCGCGCTGGAAGACGACGCCCGCGAATTCCTCTGCCGGCAGGCAGGCGGCGACGCGAGGGTGGCCCTGGGAGCCATAGAGGCAGCAGCCGACCAGGCCCTGGCCACCGACACGCGCCTGCTGTCAACCGCGCTCATAGAGCAGGGCCTGCAGAAAAAAGCTCTGGCTTACGACCGCGCGGGCGAAGAACACTACAACGTCATCTCGGCCTTTATCAAGAGCATGCGGGCCGGCGACGTCGACGCGGCGCTGTACTGGCTCGCGCGCATGCTCGAAGCCGGCGAGGACGCCATGTTCGTGGCCCGTCGCATGGTCGTGTTTGCCAGCGAAGACGTGGGCCTGGCCGACCCGGCGGCGCTGTCACTGGCCGTGGCGGTCAAAGACGCGGTGCACTTCGTGGGCCTGCCCGAGGCAGCCATAAACCTGTCTCACGGAGTGGCCTACCTTGCACGCGCGGCCAAGTCGCGGGCCTCGCACGACGCCATGCTGGCGGCAACCGCCGAGGTGAGCGAGACGGGTAGCCTCGCGGTGCCCAGGCACTTGCGCAACGCGCCCACGCAGCTGATGAAAGACCTGGGTTATGGCCAGGCGGCCGACGACGCCTCGGGCAACCTGCCCGCGGGCGTGGCTCGTAAAAAATTCTTCAGCGAGGGCTGA
- the truA gene encoding tRNA pseudouridine(38-40) synthase TruA has protein sequence MSDSASNDEAQLSNGADSRRARCLVEYHGGAFAGWQVQPDLATVQGALEQALATATGRPCRVEGAGRTDSGVHASGQVAAFDVAADTDLYRLQGKLNGLTPRAMSLRDLRDAHAGFDPRREATGRLYRYTLVAGRPDSPLQADRAWHVVPGLDLELLSRLAAMLEGTHDFAAFRSSDCGSESTMRRIFSSSWSEEAGLFKYEVRGNAFLRNMVRVMVGSMVDTALGDMEVAEFERLLEHGDRVRAGRTAPSRGLELVTVDYDGQRIHQLAGR, from the coding sequence CTGAGCGACTCGGCTTCAAACGACGAAGCGCAACTATCCAACGGCGCCGACTCAAGGCGGGCGCGTTGCCTCGTGGAGTACCACGGCGGCGCGTTCGCCGGCTGGCAGGTGCAACCCGACCTGGCCACCGTGCAGGGGGCCTTGGAGCAGGCGCTGGCTACGGCCACCGGGAGACCCTGCCGGGTGGAGGGTGCCGGTCGTACCGATTCCGGCGTGCACGCCAGCGGCCAGGTGGCGGCCTTTGACGTCGCGGCAGACACCGATCTTTACCGCCTGCAGGGCAAGTTGAACGGACTCACGCCCAGGGCGATGTCGCTGCGCGACCTGCGAGATGCCCACGCCGGCTTTGACCCCAGGCGCGAGGCCACCGGACGGCTGTATCGCTACACGCTGGTGGCCGGCCGCCCCGATTCACCGCTGCAGGCCGACCGTGCCTGGCACGTGGTGCCGGGGCTGGACCTTGAGCTGCTCTCGCGGCTGGCCGCGATGTTGGAGGGTACGCATGATTTTGCCGCCTTTCGTTCCAGTGACTGCGGGTCCGAGAGCACCATGCGCCGCATCTTCAGCAGCAGTTGGAGCGAAGAGGCGGGGCTGTTCAAGTACGAGGTGCGGGGCAACGCCTTCCTGCGCAACATGGTCAGGGTGATGGTTGGCAGCATGGTCGACACCGCGTTGGGTGATATGGAGGTCGCCGAGTTCGAGCGCCTGCTCGAGCACGGAGATCGCGTACGCGCCGGCAGAACCGCTCCCTCGCGCGGGCTCGAGCTGGTGACCGTGGACTACGACGGTCAACGGATTCACCAGTTGGCCGGGCGTTGA
- a CDS encoding 2-isopropylmalate synthase, whose translation MEKDKDWVRVFDTTLRDGEQSPGCTMNTEEKVAIALQLEALGVDVIEAGFAAASPGDFEAVKKVSATVREPVVLSLSRPAEKDLDDALRSVEGAARPGIHIFIATSDLHLEYKLGMSRAEVVDAAAWAVERVKQYVDHVEFSAEDASRSDRDYLCEVFSAAIAAGATVCNVPDTTGYAVPERTRELFTFLGANTEGGGDVVWSAHCHNDLGMAVANTLAAVEGGARQVECTLNGIGERAGNTSLEEVVMVLKTRADHYGVDTRVNTEQIYPCSQLLARTIGVTISPTKPIVGDNAFAHEAGIHQDGVLKNKLTYEIMTPQSVGRVSTALVLGKHSGRAALADRLKTLGVNLEHIDFSDVFVRFKALADKKKEVYDEDLYTLVADDSEVEGAFELKDLAVSSSLGGEPSAQLRVLVNGELRSADSGGDGAVDACFAAIKKATGLSPRLESYQVKGITGGTDAIGEVTCLVRQDDLVVRGHGSHTDIIMASALAFVDALNRLQAAARRVGTGPRETGP comes from the coding sequence ATGGAAAAAGATAAGGACTGGGTAAGAGTATTCGACACCACGCTGAGGGACGGTGAGCAATCGCCCGGCTGCACCATGAACACCGAGGAAAAGGTGGCCATAGCGCTGCAACTCGAGGCCCTGGGGGTCGATGTCATCGAGGCCGGTTTCGCGGCCGCGTCGCCTGGCGATTTCGAGGCAGTAAAAAAAGTATCGGCGACGGTGAGAGAGCCCGTGGTGCTCAGCCTGTCCCGTCCCGCCGAGAAAGACCTGGACGATGCCCTCCGCTCTGTAGAGGGAGCCGCGCGCCCGGGGATACATATTTTTATCGCCACATCCGACCTGCACCTGGAGTACAAGCTGGGCATGAGCCGCGCAGAGGTGGTGGACGCCGCCGCCTGGGCCGTTGAGCGGGTGAAGCAGTACGTGGACCACGTGGAGTTCTCGGCCGAGGACGCTTCGCGCAGCGATCGAGACTACCTCTGCGAGGTTTTTTCGGCGGCAATAGCCGCGGGCGCCACTGTGTGCAACGTGCCCGACACCACCGGCTACGCGGTGCCCGAACGAACGCGTGAGTTGTTTACTTTCCTGGGGGCCAACACCGAGGGAGGCGGCGATGTCGTGTGGAGCGCACACTGCCACAACGACCTCGGAATGGCGGTGGCCAACACCTTGGCTGCCGTGGAGGGCGGTGCGAGGCAGGTGGAGTGCACGCTGAACGGCATAGGCGAGAGGGCGGGCAACACCTCGCTCGAAGAAGTCGTGATGGTGCTCAAGACCCGCGCCGATCACTACGGCGTCGACACCCGCGTAAACACCGAGCAGATCTACCCCTGCAGCCAACTGCTGGCGCGCACCATAGGCGTGACGATTTCTCCTACCAAGCCCATCGTGGGCGACAACGCTTTTGCCCACGAGGCCGGTATACACCAGGACGGCGTGCTCAAGAACAAGCTCACCTACGAGATCATGACACCGCAGTCGGTGGGCCGGGTGAGCACCGCCCTGGTGCTGGGCAAGCACTCGGGCCGCGCCGCGCTGGCTGATCGCCTCAAGACCCTGGGCGTGAACCTCGAGCACATCGACTTCAGCGACGTGTTCGTTCGCTTCAAGGCCCTGGCCGACAAGAAGAAGGAAGTCTACGACGAGGATCTCTACACGCTGGTCGCCGACGACTCCGAGGTGGAGGGAGCCTTCGAACTCAAGGACCTGGCGGTGTCGTCCTCGCTGGGTGGTGAGCCTTCGGCCCAGCTACGCGTGCTGGTCAACGGCGAGTTACGCTCGGCCGATTCGGGTGGAGACGGTGCTGTTGACGCTTGCTTTGCTGCGATCAAAAAGGCCACCGGCTTGTCGCCGCGCCTGGAGAGCTACCAGGTCAAGGGTATCACCGGCGGCACGGATGCCATTGGCGAAGTGACCTGCCTGGTACGCCAGGACGACCTCGTGGTGCGTGGCCACGGCTCGCACACCGACATCATCATGGCCTCCGCGCTCGCGTTTGTTGACGCGCTCAATCGCTTGCAGGCAGCGGCCAGGCGGGTGGGCACCGGGCCGAGGGAGACGGGCCCCTGA
- the pssA gene encoding CDP-diacylglycerol--serine O-phosphatidyltransferase — MSRRETGGRGDGRMSLLKGRGEPRRGVYLLPNLATSAGLFCGIFSIVQTMEGQYVNAALAIVVAAVFDVLDGRIARLTNTASRFGVEYDSLCDLVSFGVASGLLIYRWALMPWGAWGWLAIALFIICAAIRLARFNISTDESSPAAFTGLPVPAAALTLVSVVLMYKYLGRSGLPDKQVALLLLTYMLALLMVSNVAYASFKQLRFDRRQPLWLLVATILALQLVIARYELVIFLFMTVYVLSGPATWAWKKARGLPPPAVDDDDDADRDVGDEDAAWPSEGG, encoded by the coding sequence GTGAGCCGGCGCGAGACCGGGGGACGCGGCGACGGGCGCATGTCGCTGCTCAAGGGCCGTGGCGAACCCCGCCGGGGCGTTTACCTTTTACCCAACCTGGCCACCTCGGCCGGCCTGTTCTGCGGAATATTTTCCATAGTACAGACCATGGAGGGCCAGTACGTGAACGCGGCCCTGGCCATTGTCGTGGCTGCGGTGTTCGACGTACTCGACGGGCGCATCGCCCGCCTGACCAACACCGCGAGCCGTTTCGGCGTGGAGTACGACTCGCTTTGCGACCTCGTGTCTTTCGGCGTCGCCTCCGGCCTGCTCATCTACCGCTGGGCCTTGATGCCCTGGGGGGCCTGGGGCTGGCTGGCCATCGCGCTTTTTATAATCTGCGCGGCCATCAGGCTTGCGCGCTTCAATATCTCCACCGACGAGTCGTCGCCCGCTGCCTTTACCGGCCTGCCGGTGCCCGCCGCTGCGCTGACACTGGTCTCGGTGGTGCTGATGTACAAGTACCTCGGGCGCTCGGGTCTGCCCGACAAGCAGGTTGCCCTGTTGCTGCTCACCTACATGCTGGCCCTGCTCATGGTGAGCAACGTGGCCTACGCCAGTTTCAAGCAACTGCGCTTTGACCGCCGGCAGCCGCTGTGGCTGCTGGTGGCTACCATACTCGCGTTGCAGTTGGTGATCGCGCGCTATGAGCTCGTGATATTCCTGTTCATGACGGTTTACGTGCTCTCGGGGCCTGCCACCTGGGCGTGGAAAAAGGCCAGGGGACTTCCGCCGCCGGCCGTGGACGACGACGATGACGCAGATCGTGACGTTGGCGACGAGGACGCCGCCTGGCCGAGCGAGGGCGGCTGA
- a CDS encoding phosphatidylserine decarboxylase family protein, translating into MKFASEGYRVAGVPAAAGLALLGLSLYWPSWQAVGWVFLLLATGTLLFFRDPERTPEGDESTLLAPADGRVVFVGEVEGGHRLVPGATRRVSIFMSPLDVHINRSPMPGTVSEVEHKAGSFRAAFREDASDGNENNTIVLDASATGAASTAAVGSGESGLRIAVVQVAGWLARRIICRVKEGETLGRGERYGLIMFSSRVDVYLPPGIEVLVSAGQRVQAGATALARLSA; encoded by the coding sequence GTGAAGTTTGCGAGTGAAGGATACCGGGTAGCTGGCGTACCCGCCGCTGCTGGGCTAGCGCTGCTCGGACTGTCTTTGTACTGGCCGTCCTGGCAGGCTGTGGGCTGGGTGTTCCTGTTATTGGCAACGGGCACGCTGCTTTTCTTTCGCGACCCTGAACGCACGCCCGAGGGAGACGAATCGACCCTTCTCGCACCGGCAGACGGTCGCGTGGTTTTTGTGGGCGAGGTCGAAGGAGGCCACCGGCTTGTGCCCGGGGCCACCCGCCGCGTTTCGATCTTCATGTCGCCGTTGGACGTCCACATAAATCGCAGCCCCATGCCGGGCACGGTTAGTGAAGTGGAGCACAAGGCCGGGAGTTTCAGGGCCGCTTTTCGCGAAGACGCTTCCGACGGCAACGAAAACAACACCATCGTGCTGGATGCTTCAGCGACCGGCGCCGCATCAACCGCGGCTGTCGGTTCCGGGGAAAGCGGGCTGCGCATAGCCGTGGTGCAAGTGGCCGGTTGGCTGGCGCGTCGCATCATCTGCCGCGTGAAAGAGGGAGAGACCCTGGGGCGTGGCGAGCGCTACGGCCTGATCATGTTCAGCTCGCGGGTCGACGTCTACCTTCCGCCCGGGATCGAGGTGCTGGTGAGCGCAGGACAGAGAGTCCAGGCTGGTGCCACGGCCCTGGCGAGGCTGAGCGCGTGA
- the ilvC gene encoding ketol-acid reductoisomerase, giving the protein MKIYTREEADAGLLKNKTVAVLGYGSQGHAHALNLKESGVNVVVGLREGSSSVAKAEGAGLEVASIADAVGRADVVMMLLPDELAAEVYYEDVEPNLKPGSYLAFAHGFNVHFGKIKPLAGTGVFMVAPKGPGHLVRSMYVKGMGVPCLLAVAQDPSGDTEAVGLAYADGIGGTRAAVIGTSFREETETDLFGEQAVLCGGLTELIRAGFETLVEAGYAPEMAYFECVHEVKLIVDLIYEGGIANMRYSISNTAEYGDLTRGTRVVGDGTRAAMKKILEEIQSGDFADEWITEYKCGLPHFKELRREGENHPVEKVGEELRSLMPWLTDERLVDKSVN; this is encoded by the coding sequence ATGAAGATTTACACCCGCGAAGAGGCCGACGCTGGCCTTTTGAAAAACAAGACCGTGGCCGTACTGGGCTACGGCAGCCAGGGGCACGCGCACGCGCTCAACCTCAAGGAGAGCGGCGTCAACGTCGTCGTGGGCCTGAGAGAAGGCAGCTCGTCGGTGGCCAAGGCCGAGGGAGCGGGCCTCGAGGTGGCCTCGATAGCTGACGCCGTTGGTCGTGCCGACGTGGTAATGATGCTGCTGCCCGATGAGCTGGCTGCCGAAGTTTATTACGAAGACGTCGAACCCAATCTCAAGCCGGGCAGCTACCTCGCCTTTGCGCACGGTTTTAACGTTCACTTCGGCAAGATAAAGCCGTTGGCCGGGACCGGCGTGTTCATGGTAGCTCCCAAGGGCCCCGGGCACCTGGTGAGAAGCATGTACGTCAAGGGTATGGGCGTGCCCTGCCTGCTGGCAGTGGCCCAGGACCCGTCGGGTGACACCGAGGCGGTGGGCCTGGCCTACGCCGACGGCATAGGCGGAACACGCGCGGCTGTTATCGGCACCTCCTTCAGGGAGGAGACCGAGACCGATCTCTTCGGCGAGCAGGCGGTGTTGTGCGGTGGACTCACCGAGCTCATCCGCGCGGGCTTTGAGACCCTGGTAGAAGCGGGTTACGCGCCCGAGATGGCCTACTTCGAGTGCGTGCACGAGGTCAAGCTCATCGTAGACCTGATCTACGAAGGCGGCATTGCCAACATGCGCTACTCGATCAGCAATACGGCTGAGTATGGCGATCTCACCCGCGGCACCCGCGTGGTGGGCGACGGCACGCGCGCCGCGATGAAGAAGATACTCGAAGAAATACAGTCGGGCGACTTCGCCGACGAGTGGATCACCGAGTACAAGTGCGGTCTGCCCCACTTCAAGGAGCTGCGCCGGGAAGGAGAGAACCACCCTGTCGAAAAGGTTGGCGAGGAGTTGAGGTCTCTCATGCCCTGGCTGACCGACGAACGCCTCGTGGACAAGTCGGTCAACTGA
- the ilvN gene encoding acetolactate synthase small subunit produces MATKGSYIISILVENEFGVLSRVAGLFSGRGYNISSLAVAETLDPSVSRITLTTTGDAEIVEQINKQLNKLVSVIKVVDYSEAEHVERELALIKVAVDARSRLELVGIADIFRARIVDVGPTECMVEVTGDDEKIAAIMTMLAPLGIKEVARTGKAALFRGGRLLTVGAPKAKKNKSTEKAA; encoded by the coding sequence ATGGCAACGAAGGGAAGCTACATAATATCCATACTGGTCGAGAACGAGTTCGGCGTGTTATCGCGCGTGGCGGGCTTGTTCAGTGGCCGTGGTTACAACATATCGAGCCTGGCGGTGGCCGAAACGTTGGATCCGTCGGTGTCGCGCATTACGCTCACCACCACCGGCGACGCCGAGATCGTGGAGCAGATCAACAAGCAGCTCAACAAGCTGGTGTCGGTCATCAAGGTTGTCGACTACAGCGAGGCGGAGCACGTTGAACGCGAGCTCGCGCTGATCAAGGTGGCCGTCGATGCCCGCTCGCGCTTGGAACTGGTGGGCATAGCCGACATATTCAGGGCCCGCATCGTGGACGTCGGGCCTACCGAGTGCATGGTCGAGGTCACCGGCGACGACGAGAAGATAGCCGCCATCATGACGATGCTCGCTCCCCTTGGAATCAAGGAAGTGGCGCGCACCGGCAAGGCGGCGCTGTTCAGGGGAGGGCGCCTGCTTACCGTGGGAGCCCCTAAGGCTAAGAAAAATAAGAGTACGGAGAAAGCTGCATGA